A window from Deltaproteobacteria bacterium encodes these proteins:
- the gap gene encoding type I glyceraldehyde-3-phosphate dehydrogenase, whose translation MAKVRVGINGFGRIGRVLYRVGFENIEFVGINDLGSPQQAAHLLKYDSTHGIFPGEVKIEGEGAAAKLVVNGKKIPLSAQRDPSQIPWKEWGADIVIDCTGVFNDKREELLKHIAGGAKKIIASAPAKAADATLVYGINHGTYDPAKHQIVSNASCTTNCLAPIAKVLNDTFGIERGLMTTIHSFTNDQMVLDAGHKDLRRARTASASMIPTTTGAAKAVAEVLPELKGRLDGTSVRVPTQNVSLVDLTFTSQKDMTVETLNGALKEAAAGSMKGVLYCESAPLVSVDFNGNPYSSIVDLPSTMVSGTRMAKVFSWYDNETGFSARLVDLVNHMAKKGL comes from the coding sequence ATGGCGAAAGTACGCGTTGGTATTAATGGTTTCGGACGCATCGGTCGGGTTTTGTATCGTGTTGGATTTGAAAACATCGAGTTTGTAGGAATCAACGATCTTGGAAGTCCTCAGCAAGCCGCTCACCTTTTAAAATACGATTCCACACACGGAATTTTCCCGGGCGAAGTAAAGATCGAAGGCGAAGGGGCAGCCGCAAAGCTTGTCGTGAACGGCAAGAAAATTCCTTTGTCGGCACAACGCGATCCCTCGCAGATCCCGTGGAAAGAATGGGGCGCCGACATCGTTATAGATTGCACGGGAGTTTTTAACGATAAGCGCGAAGAACTTTTGAAGCACATTGCAGGCGGCGCAAAAAAAATTATCGCTTCTGCGCCGGCGAAAGCCGCTGATGCGACTTTGGTTTACGGCATCAACCACGGCACTTACGATCCGGCTAAACATCAAATCGTTTCAAATGCTTCGTGTACCACCAACTGCTTGGCCCCGATCGCAAAAGTTCTTAACGACACTTTTGGAATAGAACGCGGTCTTATGACAACGATTCACTCGTTCACGAATGACCAAATGGTTTTGGACGCAGGTCACAAAGATCTTCGTCGAGCGCGAACAGCGTCGGCTTCGATGATTCCCACAACCACCGGTGCGGCGAAAGCGGTCGCGGAAGTGTTGCCAGAATTGAAAGGGCGCCTCGATGGCACGTCAGTTCGTGTCCCAACGCAAAACGTTTCGCTTGTCGACCTTACCTTTACTTCACAAAAAGACATGACCGTGGAAACGCTGAATGGCGCACTGAAAGAAGCGGCGGCTGGCTCGATGAAGGGGGTCCTTTACTGTGAATCAGCACCACTTGTTTCTGTCGATTTCAACGGCAATCCCTATTCTTCGATCGTTGATCTTCCCAGCACAATGGTGTCGGGGACTCGGATGGCGAAAGTGTTTTCTTGGTACGACAATGAAACGGGCTTTTCGGCCCGTCTAGTTGATCTTGTTAACCACATGGCGAAAAAGGGTCTTTAA
- a CDS encoding TatD family hydrolase yields MTFIDVHVHLDKLKTPFEEALATAKSLGVEQVITIGTEPADHPVVLALSQKYFPQVACTLGVHPHEASLWNYGVGEWIRGAYQGPGARGIVAVGEIGLDYYYNNCPREQQLQAFREQMNLALELNLPVEIHTRDADADCAMVLEEYRGRVNGLLHCFTSSMELAKSAIDCGFDISISGVVTFKNADSLREVVRFVPLDRLHVETDAPFLAPVPMRGRSNLPEFVLHTAATVSELKGISLDALSVATRANAYRLFPRLRPDS; encoded by the coding sequence ATGACTTTCATAGACGTCCACGTGCATCTCGATAAGTTGAAGACACCCTTTGAGGAGGCCCTTGCCACGGCCAAGAGTCTAGGCGTCGAGCAAGTCATTACGATCGGAACTGAGCCCGCCGATCACCCCGTCGTTTTAGCTCTCAGTCAAAAGTACTTTCCTCAGGTCGCTTGCACTTTAGGTGTTCATCCGCACGAAGCCTCACTTTGGAATTACGGAGTGGGCGAGTGGATCCGCGGCGCGTATCAGGGACCGGGTGCAAGGGGAATAGTCGCTGTCGGTGAAATTGGGCTCGATTACTACTACAACAATTGCCCTCGGGAACAGCAGCTTCAAGCTTTTCGTGAACAGATGAATTTGGCATTGGAATTAAATCTTCCCGTCGAGATTCACACTCGAGATGCTGACGCAGACTGTGCAATGGTGCTTGAAGAGTACCGCGGCCGGGTGAATGGACTTTTACATTGTTTTACCTCGTCCATGGAGCTTGCGAAGTCGGCAATTGATTGTGGCTTTGATATTTCGATCAGTGGCGTTGTGACTTTTAAAAATGCAGACTCTTTGCGGGAGGTTGTTCGCTTTGTTCCGCTCGACCGACTTCATGTGGAAACCGACGCTCCGTTCTTGGCCCCCGTGCCAATGCGTGGGCGTTCCAATCTTCCCGAATTTGTGCTTCATACGGCGGCCACGGTTTCAGAGCTGAAAGGGATTTCTCTCGATGCCCTCTCGGTGGCAACTCGTGCCAACGCCTATCGGTTGTTTCCGCGCTTGCGGCCCGATTCCTAA
- a CDS encoding AAA family ATPase produces the protein MSERASSIVGHQLVRERLQAMTDRLPPSLIFAGPQGIGKKLVALEFARQATGDRRAVDLTQPMAQTENIFFISPDGTQIKIEQAREAMHFLSLGREGRRLIMIFDQAHLMGPQAANALLKSIEEPPLGVHFIFIAPSPAMLLSTIRSRSQVVRFAPLLDQEVELVLRHLDSDLKVEPWLLEMASGSVSAALELALGGEDSQDSVGAIVESLDGWLKACDPAILSSERWQALSALRDSLKERDHHAMAFRILNRRMAGAWRAHTGAEVRKGGVPKWLTQLDFEKLEIITDLAMDGEADLARNVDRQLLWEQLTSRIVAKAKDS, from the coding sequence GTGAGTGAAAGAGCTTCCTCGATTGTAGGTCACCAATTGGTGCGCGAGCGGCTTCAGGCAATGACCGACCGCTTGCCCCCCTCACTTATTTTTGCCGGCCCTCAAGGGATTGGTAAAAAGCTCGTGGCTTTAGAGTTTGCACGCCAAGCGACGGGCGACCGCCGCGCAGTGGATCTCACTCAGCCGATGGCGCAAACAGAAAACATTTTCTTCATTTCGCCGGATGGCACTCAGATCAAAATCGAGCAGGCAAGAGAAGCGATGCATTTTCTTAGCTTGGGCCGCGAGGGCCGAAGATTAATAATGATCTTTGATCAGGCCCATTTAATGGGACCGCAGGCCGCAAACGCGCTTTTGAAATCGATCGAAGAGCCTCCTCTCGGCGTGCATTTTATTTTCATCGCACCAAGTCCTGCGATGCTTCTTTCGACGATTCGGTCGAGATCTCAGGTCGTGCGTTTTGCTCCTCTTCTTGATCAGGAAGTGGAGTTGGTTTTGCGCCATCTCGATAGCGATTTGAAAGTCGAGCCGTGGCTTCTTGAGATGGCATCTGGATCTGTTTCCGCTGCGCTTGAGCTTGCGCTGGGCGGGGAAGATTCTCAAGATTCCGTTGGCGCCATCGTAGAATCGTTGGATGGGTGGCTGAAAGCGTGCGATCCAGCTATTCTTTCCTCGGAGCGATGGCAGGCGTTGTCGGCTTTGCGAGACAGTCTAAAAGAGCGTGATCATCATGCAATGGCTTTTCGCATTTTGAATCGCAGGATGGCCGGAGCGTGGCGCGCTCACACGGGAGCCGAGGTTCGAAAAGGTGGGGTTCCGAAGTGGCTGACGCAATTGGATTTCGAAAAGCTTGAAATCATCACCGATCTCGCAATGGACGGTGAAGCTGATCTTGCCCGCAATGTCGATCGGCAGCTTCTTTGGGAACAATTGACCTCGCGAATAGTGGCCAAGGCAAAAGATTCTTGA
- the tmk gene encoding dTMP kinase produces the protein MNRKIGRFISFEGLDGSGKSTLIAGVKRALESVGAKVLVTREPGGTPLAEEIRHLILRNDQEAPVSATEILLYEASRAQHVAKVIQPALMNGIVVLCDRFSESTVAFQCFARGLSRTDVDQLNRFAEQGSRPELVVLLDLTVAESRRRQSSRAASAGAAEGSAKITAGAGPDRIEKEADNFHEKVRQGFLAQVREEPKRWFVVDAALGADELLNCVLLELENRGWMPKADGTDA, from the coding sequence ATGAACAGGAAAATCGGACGTTTTATATCATTTGAGGGTCTAGACGGTTCCGGCAAGAGTACATTAATCGCCGGTGTTAAACGTGCGTTGGAGTCCGTCGGTGCCAAAGTCCTGGTAACTCGCGAGCCGGGTGGAACTCCTCTTGCGGAAGAGATCCGCCATCTTATTTTGCGAAATGACCAAGAGGCACCCGTTTCGGCCACCGAAATTTTGCTTTATGAGGCAAGCCGCGCTCAGCATGTCGCGAAAGTCATCCAACCAGCTCTGATGAATGGAATTGTCGTTCTCTGTGATCGCTTCAGCGAATCGACGGTGGCCTTTCAGTGTTTTGCGCGCGGTCTTTCGAGAACCGACGTGGACCAGCTCAATCGTTTTGCGGAACAAGGTTCGCGCCCTGAACTTGTAGTGTTGTTGGACCTGACCGTCGCAGAAAGTCGCAGGCGTCAATCTTCACGTGCGGCTAGTGCAGGCGCCGCAGAGGGGTCGGCGAAAATCACCGCAGGCGCAGGCCCCGATCGAATCGAAAAAGAGGCCGATAATTTTCACGAAAAAGTCCGACAAGGTTTCTTGGCGCAAGTTCGCGAGGAACCAAAGAGATGGTTCGTGGTCGACGCTGCACTGGGTGCCGATGAACTTTTGAACTGCGTTTTGCTGGAACTTGAAAACCGGGGTTGGATGCCGAAAGCCGATGGGACTGACGCGTGA
- a CDS encoding response regulator: MSLPAQLSTTRILLAEESTFVADKLRDVLMERGFLVQTANTGQDAYRIAKDWRPDFVIYDMIMSDLNGLGFLKALKSENLLGDDKISNGCPRVFVMSSHNSTFNVKECLKFGAVDYLVKPVKAEDLVARLILHTQVKRQVDDSRSSENSDTGRALHFMHLTELLLREGLKLAPQSESLYNLVGMLSLATNAVRVSVIEADLSRLGQESSSPQGFPGFVRASHDKRDIDGLVIDLEKYPEVVFVLRSEKTLALDNLKADPTMAAISSLNKSISFNAIIVCPIRIGSDVWGVLSVRLPETKKSLSDFEIRFVQLTANVIGGVIARQPSFLRAA; the protein is encoded by the coding sequence TTGTCGCTACCTGCACAACTATCTACAACTCGCATTCTTCTTGCCGAAGAATCAACGTTTGTCGCGGACAAACTGCGAGACGTTTTGATGGAGCGGGGCTTCCTAGTTCAAACGGCCAATACTGGACAAGACGCTTACCGAATCGCCAAAGATTGGCGTCCAGATTTTGTGATTTATGACATGATCATGAGCGATCTCAATGGGCTTGGCTTTTTGAAGGCACTTAAGTCTGAGAACCTTCTCGGTGATGACAAAATCAGCAATGGCTGCCCGCGGGTCTTCGTGATGTCGTCACACAACTCTACTTTCAACGTCAAAGAGTGTCTGAAGTTTGGCGCCGTCGACTATCTAGTAAAGCCTGTGAAAGCGGAAGATCTCGTCGCGCGACTGATCCTTCATACGCAGGTAAAGCGGCAGGTAGACGACTCGCGATCGAGCGAAAATTCAGACACCGGTCGCGCTCTTCATTTTATGCATCTGACCGAACTTTTACTGCGTGAAGGTCTGAAACTCGCCCCACAGTCAGAGAGTCTATATAATCTGGTTGGGATGCTGAGCCTTGCAACAAATGCAGTACGGGTTTCAGTTATTGAGGCCGATCTTTCCCGGCTTGGCCAAGAATCCTCGTCACCTCAAGGTTTTCCCGGATTTGTGCGCGCTTCTCATGACAAACGGGACATTGATGGGCTTGTGATCGACCTCGAAAAGTACCCCGAAGTAGTCTTCGTCCTTCGATCTGAAAAAACTTTGGCGTTGGACAATTTGAAGGCGGATCCAACCATGGCCGCCATCTCAAGCTTAAATAAGTCCATTTCGTTCAATGCCATCATTGTTTGCCCGATCCGCATTGGAAGCGACGTTTGGGGCGTCTTGTCGGTTCGCCTCCCCGAAACCAAGAAATCATTATCTGATTTTGAGATCCGCTTTGTACAGCTCACCGCCAATGTCATTGGCGGTGTCATTGCCCGCCAACCAAGCTTTCTTCGAGCCGCTTAA
- the secG gene encoding preprotein translocase subunit SecG: MLTVVAVIHIIACLLLIALVLLQDPKASGGSTMFGGTGSSNVIGATGGASLLQKMTRYAAIVFGVCCLLLTILSRRDSGSGSVFDNLNSAAPTAPISAPAAPGTSAPAAPGAATPNTAPGTTVPAAPTTNAPVSGSQAK; the protein is encoded by the coding sequence ATGCTGACAGTCGTCGCCGTCATTCACATCATCGCCTGCTTGTTACTCATCGCTCTTGTTCTCCTGCAAGATCCGAAAGCAAGCGGAGGAAGCACCATGTTTGGCGGCACTGGATCAAGCAACGTGATCGGCGCAACTGGTGGAGCGTCATTGTTACAGAAAATGACTCGATACGCAGCGATCGTTTTTGGTGTTTGCTGTTTGCTACTGACGATTCTTTCTCGGCGCGATTCAGGCTCAGGATCAGTCTTCGATAATCTCAACTCGGCCGCGCCAACTGCACCGATTTCGGCACCTGCGGCGCCAGGTACTTCCGCTCCTGCGGCGCCCGGCGCCGCGACGCCAAATACAGCTCCAGGCACGACAGTACCTGCGGCACCGACTACTAACGCTCCAGTATCAGGATCACAAGCGAAGTGA
- a CDS encoding c-type cytochrome yields the protein MKISKVLWNIAATSVVAFYSVFGQATSSMAVDTSLVLKASEMKAPPGFVSSVDKVELGKTLFFDPRLSSASSVSCNSCHNVMAGGDDSLKTSFGVFGQKGGRNSPTVWNSGFQSVQFWDGRANTLEDQAKGPITNPIEMGMKDHSVAVSRLTKIDGYRAMFSKVYGEKIHSKKLITIERVADAIAAFERTLVTVNAPFDRFVAGEQNAISSEAKSGWQSFQSVGCISCHSGATFSGPSMPLGVGFYQKFPLMPDAGIEKAYEISKDLGRQEVTKQEADKNMWRVPMLRNVSLTAPYFHNGSVNSLSEAVRVMGKTQLGKDLSKKEISNIVAFLNTLTGEFQKREMPRLPDYSGTSFAE from the coding sequence ATGAAAATTTCTAAAGTTCTATGGAATATTGCTGCGACGTCAGTTGTCGCATTCTATTCAGTCTTTGGTCAGGCGACGTCATCGATGGCAGTCGATACTTCTTTGGTTTTGAAAGCATCGGAAATGAAGGCACCGCCTGGGTTCGTGTCGAGTGTAGATAAAGTTGAACTCGGCAAAACACTTTTTTTCGATCCACGACTGTCGAGCGCGAGTTCGGTTTCGTGCAACTCGTGCCACAATGTCATGGCCGGGGGCGACGATTCTTTGAAGACTTCGTTTGGCGTTTTTGGCCAAAAGGGTGGGAGAAATTCGCCAACGGTTTGGAATTCGGGATTTCAGAGTGTTCAGTTTTGGGATGGGCGCGCAAACACACTTGAGGATCAAGCGAAAGGGCCAATAACGAATCCAATTGAAATGGGAATGAAGGACCATTCAGTAGCTGTTTCTCGGCTGACTAAAATAGATGGATATCGTGCTATGTTTTCGAAAGTATATGGAGAAAAGATTCATTCAAAAAAATTGATCACAATCGAACGGGTTGCAGATGCGATCGCAGCATTTGAACGAACTCTTGTAACGGTGAATGCGCCGTTTGATCGGTTCGTAGCAGGCGAACAAAATGCGATTTCATCGGAAGCAAAAAGTGGTTGGCAGTCATTTCAGTCAGTGGGATGCATCTCTTGTCATAGTGGCGCGACCTTTTCAGGACCATCAATGCCGCTTGGTGTGGGGTTTTACCAAAAGTTCCCTCTGATGCCAGATGCAGGGATCGAAAAGGCATATGAGATTTCGAAAGATTTAGGTCGACAGGAAGTCACCAAACAAGAGGCAGACAAGAACATGTGGCGAGTGCCAATGTTAAGAAATGTCTCGTTAACAGCTCCTTATTTTCATAACGGTTCGGTTAACTCGTTAAGCGAAGCTGTTCGTGTAATGGGAAAGACTCAGCTGGGGAAAGATCTTTCTAAGAAAGAAATTTCGAATATCGTGGCATTTCTGAATACACTTACTGGTGAGTTTCAGAAGCGAGAAATGCCTCGACTGCCAGATTATTCGGGGACATCTTTTGCGGAGTAA